In the Polyangiaceae bacterium genome, one interval contains:
- a CDS encoding tetratricopeptide repeat protein gives MRAVALLTTCIPFLVAACGSGKPAEAIAPSAPTGAEALGEKNEPVACGSLVKPVSPLVVDWKSGDRADLEVAMKQGVAVIAYDCNGIRLLDECKLAGGYDFAGVTPKQDTIQIASKDELWANLPLSVGKLETEVAGASSIDLAILLVGKRTTPRGEAARMELTGKCEGATHYVRAAHIGAFAMARGEKGKVRAAAELFGVGAKAASESDKRVENRDGDVNSCKSASAAAAAPPDQCGATIRLLLEPIVAQRNPEESATKAKEGANPCPEGWALAEGKCTKSEGEGCDATHLDACAKECEAGNATSCPRAAFATKDPSERDALLKRGCDGGNPHACFELGSMQMRKDAKAGFALTEKACAFGDGWICWNVGNWLLRGTPNIPKDETKAALLIERGCSLGYAPSCASYAGLFINGVGVKTDVERGLSMYRKLCDNGHPQYCHQLGSLYATDRKALSDIRLPTSAAVKLDVAKGVAAWEQGCALGGLWSCTLAGRHYLRGDGVRKDPTRAKELFERACGEKSKNWDGCLELARMYENGIGVSKDVAQAVDYYERACPREGCGRAAELLWSGKGVPKNEDRARSIYESNCATGRWGTSEQEMCLAWGKILEATSRDKAVDFYADHCGRTGKDMVGGKRISASQTVGGHMELVESCKRLGKLDPAAQKKTFDEACSSRGLLCKEAGKK, from the coding sequence ATGAGAGCCGTAGCCCTACTGACGACTTGCATCCCTTTCCTGGTCGCAGCCTGCGGCAGCGGCAAACCCGCGGAGGCAATCGCGCCCAGCGCTCCGACTGGCGCCGAGGCCCTCGGCGAGAAGAACGAGCCCGTCGCCTGCGGTAGCCTCGTCAAACCCGTGTCGCCCCTGGTCGTCGACTGGAAGAGCGGGGACCGAGCGGATCTCGAAGTCGCAATGAAGCAAGGCGTGGCAGTGATTGCCTACGACTGCAACGGCATCCGGCTCCTCGACGAGTGCAAGCTGGCGGGTGGCTACGACTTCGCGGGAGTCACGCCCAAGCAGGACACGATCCAGATCGCGAGCAAAGACGAGTTGTGGGCGAACCTGCCGCTGAGCGTCGGAAAGCTCGAGACCGAAGTTGCCGGTGCGTCGAGCATCGATCTGGCGATCCTGTTGGTAGGCAAACGCACGACGCCCCGTGGTGAGGCGGCCCGCATGGAGTTGACCGGCAAGTGCGAAGGCGCGACTCACTATGTACGCGCGGCCCACATCGGTGCCTTCGCCATGGCCCGCGGCGAGAAGGGAAAGGTACGCGCGGCAGCGGAGCTCTTTGGCGTCGGCGCCAAAGCAGCGAGCGAGAGCGACAAGCGCGTCGAGAATCGCGACGGCGATGTGAACAGCTGCAAGAGCGCGTCCGCGGCCGCAGCAGCACCGCCCGACCAGTGCGGCGCGACCATTCGCCTCCTGCTCGAACCCATCGTCGCCCAGCGCAATCCCGAAGAGAGCGCCACCAAGGCCAAGGAAGGCGCCAACCCGTGCCCCGAAGGCTGGGCGCTGGCGGAGGGCAAGTGCACCAAGTCCGAGGGTGAAGGCTGTGATGCGACGCACCTGGATGCATGCGCCAAGGAGTGCGAAGCTGGAAACGCAACGAGCTGCCCTCGCGCCGCCTTCGCCACCAAAGACCCCAGCGAGCGCGACGCGTTGTTGAAGCGAGGTTGCGACGGCGGCAACCCCCACGCGTGTTTCGAGCTGGGCAGCATGCAAATGCGCAAAGACGCCAAAGCCGGCTTCGCGCTGACGGAGAAGGCCTGCGCCTTTGGGGACGGGTGGATCTGCTGGAACGTGGGCAACTGGCTCCTGCGCGGCACGCCCAACATCCCGAAGGATGAAACCAAGGCAGCGCTATTGATCGAGCGTGGTTGCTCCCTCGGCTACGCTCCATCTTGCGCGAGCTACGCCGGACTGTTCATCAATGGAGTGGGGGTGAAGACCGACGTGGAGCGTGGGCTCTCGATGTATCGGAAGCTCTGTGACAACGGGCACCCGCAGTACTGCCATCAACTGGGCTCGCTCTACGCCACGGATCGCAAAGCCCTCAGCGACATCCGCTTGCCGACCTCCGCCGCGGTCAAGTTGGACGTCGCCAAGGGAGTCGCTGCTTGGGAGCAGGGTTGTGCCTTGGGTGGACTCTGGTCTTGCACCTTGGCCGGCCGCCACTACCTGAGAGGCGACGGCGTGCGCAAGGATCCCACGCGCGCCAAAGAACTCTTCGAACGCGCTTGTGGCGAGAAGAGCAAGAACTGGGACGGGTGTCTCGAACTCGCACGCATGTACGAGAACGGCATTGGGGTGAGCAAGGATGTGGCCCAGGCAGTGGACTACTACGAACGAGCGTGTCCGCGCGAAGGCTGCGGGCGCGCCGCCGAGCTACTCTGGTCTGGCAAGGGTGTTCCGAAGAACGAGGACCGTGCTCGCAGCATCTACGAGAGCAACTGCGCGACCGGCCGCTGGGGGACGTCTGAACAAGAAATGTGCTTGGCTTGGGGCAAGATCCTGGAAGCCACGAGCCGCGACAAAGCCGTCGATTTCTACGCCGACCACTGCGGTCGGACCGGCAAGGACATGGTGGGCGGCAAACGCATCAGCGCGTCCCAGACCGTGGGCGGACACATGGAACTGGTCGAGTCCTGCAAGCGTCTCGGCAAGCTCGACCCCGCCGCGCAGAAGAAGACCTTCGACGAAGCCTGCAGCTCGCGGGGGCTGCTGTGCAAAGAGGCTGGCAAGAAGTAG
- a CDS encoding lipid-transfer protein, which yields MGHKVFVVGVGMTKFEKPGTRDWDYPDMVKEAAGNALKDAGVAYSEIKQAVAGYCYGESTSGERALYELGLTGIPMYNVNNNCSTGSTALFLAKQLIEGGLTDCALAVGFEKMEKGSLGAKYMDRTNPLDKHMMAMMQLREFAPAPPAPQIFGNAGREHMEKYGTTKEQFAKISLKNHKHSVNNPYSQFRDEYSLDDILASKTVYEPLTKLQCCPTSEGAGAAVLCSEDFVKRHGLEQQAVEIAGMAMATDFQSTFDDKSCIKLVGFDMTQRAAEQAYTQSGLGPEDVQVVELHDCFSTNELLTYEALGLAQPGKGGELIDSGAVTYGGKWVVNPSGGLISKGHPLGATGLAQCAELCWQLRGQAEKRQVPDVKAALQHNLGLGGAAVVTVYRHARA from the coding sequence ATGGGTCACAAGGTATTCGTCGTTGGCGTTGGCATGACCAAGTTCGAGAAGCCCGGGACCCGTGATTGGGACTATCCCGACATGGTCAAAGAAGCGGCGGGCAACGCGCTGAAAGATGCGGGTGTTGCCTACTCGGAGATCAAGCAGGCAGTGGCGGGCTACTGCTACGGCGAGAGCACGAGTGGCGAACGAGCACTGTACGAGCTCGGGCTCACGGGCATCCCCATGTACAACGTCAACAACAACTGTTCGACGGGTTCCACCGCGCTCTTCTTGGCCAAGCAGCTGATCGAAGGCGGACTGACGGACTGTGCGCTCGCGGTCGGCTTCGAGAAGATGGAGAAGGGCTCCCTGGGCGCCAAGTACATGGATCGCACCAATCCCCTCGACAAGCACATGATGGCGATGATGCAGCTGCGCGAGTTCGCGCCGGCGCCGCCTGCCCCGCAGATCTTCGGCAACGCAGGCCGAGAGCACATGGAGAAGTACGGAACCACGAAGGAGCAGTTCGCCAAGATCAGCTTGAAGAACCACAAGCACTCGGTGAACAATCCTTACTCGCAGTTCCGCGACGAGTACTCCCTGGACGACATCCTCGCGTCCAAGACGGTCTACGAACCGCTGACCAAGCTCCAGTGCTGCCCCACCTCCGAAGGCGCCGGCGCTGCAGTGCTGTGCAGCGAGGACTTCGTCAAGCGCCACGGCCTCGAGCAACAGGCGGTGGAGATCGCGGGCATGGCGATGGCCACGGATTTCCAGAGTACTTTCGACGACAAGAGCTGCATCAAGCTGGTCGGATTCGACATGACGCAAAGAGCCGCAGAGCAGGCCTACACCCAGAGCGGCCTCGGCCCCGAAGACGTGCAGGTCGTGGAGCTACATGACTGCTTCAGCACCAACGAGCTGCTTACCTACGAAGCCCTGGGACTTGCGCAGCCCGGCAAGGGCGGCGAACTCATCGACAGCGGCGCGGTGACCTACGGCGGCAAGTGGGTCGTCAACCCCTCCGGGGGACTGATCTCGAAGGGACATCCCCTAGGCGCTACGGGCTTGGCGCAGTGCGCAGAGTTGTGCTGGCAACTGCGCGGCCAGGCAGAAAAGCGCCAGGTCCCGGACGTGAAAGCAGCGCTGCAGCACAATCTCGGCCTCGGCGGCGCCGCGGTGGTCACCGTCTACCGCCACGCTCGAGCGTAA
- the gluQRS gene encoding tRNA glutamyl-Q(34) synthetase GluQRS — protein sequence MSTTASQPLVGRLAPSPTGRLHLGHARSFLLAWWSIRSRGGQMRLRIEDLDGARARPEFVSLAQRDLEWLGMDWDGEALLQSSGVERLQAALGYLSDAGLAYPCVCTRADLRSAVSAPHAGDTEIPYPGTCRGRFDRLDGAEASAGREAGLRFTVAAGRVKVSDALCGDVEFDVAEESGDFLIARRDKTPAYQLAVVVDDAYQQVSEVLRGDDLLPSAARQQLLQVALGLSTPRWIHVPLVLDESGRRLAKRADDLSLEVLREGGTDPRAIVGWAANSAGFDVPERAHAAEVTPIFGLSEVRKEPVRLTRRTLEALKDARA from the coding sequence GTGAGCACCACTGCTTCGCAACCGTTGGTGGGACGCCTGGCCCCGAGCCCCACGGGCCGCCTGCACCTCGGTCACGCACGCAGCTTTCTCCTTGCGTGGTGGAGCATTCGCAGTCGCGGGGGTCAGATGAGACTACGCATCGAGGATCTCGACGGCGCGCGGGCTCGACCCGAGTTCGTTTCACTGGCGCAGCGAGATCTGGAGTGGCTTGGCATGGACTGGGACGGTGAGGCCTTGTTGCAGTCGAGCGGCGTGGAACGGCTGCAGGCGGCGCTGGGCTACCTGAGCGACGCCGGCCTGGCCTATCCGTGCGTGTGCACGCGAGCCGACTTGCGAAGTGCGGTCTCGGCTCCGCACGCTGGGGATACCGAGATCCCCTACCCTGGCACCTGTCGCGGCCGCTTCGACCGTCTCGACGGCGCGGAGGCGAGTGCCGGGCGTGAGGCAGGGTTGCGCTTCACAGTGGCCGCAGGTCGGGTGAAGGTGAGCGACGCGCTCTGCGGTGACGTCGAGTTCGACGTGGCGGAGGAATCCGGCGACTTTCTCATCGCGCGCCGGGACAAGACTCCTGCCTATCAGCTCGCAGTGGTGGTCGACGATGCCTATCAGCAGGTGAGCGAGGTGCTGCGCGGTGACGATCTGCTGCCAAGTGCGGCCCGTCAGCAGCTGCTCCAGGTCGCCCTGGGGCTTTCCACACCGCGCTGGATTCACGTGCCGCTGGTGTTGGACGAGTCGGGCCGGCGCTTGGCGAAGCGTGCGGACGACCTGAGCCTCGAGGTGTTGCGGGAAGGCGGCACTGATCCGCGGGCAATAGTGGGTTGGGCGGCCAATTCCGCGGGCTTCGACGTTCCAGAGCGTGCGCACGCCGCCGAGGTCACGCCCATTTTTGGACTGAGTGAAGTTCGCAAAGAGCCGGTGCGTCTGACTCGGCGTACCCTCGAGGCGTTGAAGGACGCTCGCGCATGA
- a CDS encoding zinc-dependent metalloprotease family protein has product MMHRRQLLLAASLLGAPRFSFAEDSPRRMIGLQPLGKALPEADVALVRRALTVFYDLDVRLLPRVDLPKAAYYRPRHRYRAEKLLTFLAARAPQDAHRVLGITAVDISTTKEPHKDWGVLGLASIDGKACVMSSFRCKRKSKSPLHARQRFGKVAVHEIGHTFGLPHCPNRGCLMEDAKGSVLTSDREYDLCTDCRDKLSRRGYGFGSGDPPWPKPA; this is encoded by the coding sequence ATGATGCACCGCCGCCAATTGCTGCTCGCCGCTTCCCTCTTGGGAGCACCGAGGTTCTCCTTCGCCGAAGACTCGCCTCGTCGAATGATCGGACTGCAGCCTCTGGGCAAAGCCTTGCCCGAGGCCGACGTAGCGTTGGTCCGGCGTGCGCTGACGGTGTTCTACGATCTGGACGTCCGCCTGTTGCCTCGCGTGGATCTGCCAAAGGCGGCCTACTACCGCCCGCGTCACCGCTACCGCGCAGAAAAGCTGCTCACCTTCTTGGCCGCACGAGCACCCCAAGACGCCCACCGCGTGCTGGGCATCACCGCCGTGGACATCTCCACCACCAAGGAACCCCACAAGGACTGGGGAGTACTCGGCCTGGCCAGCATCGACGGGAAGGCCTGCGTGATGAGCTCCTTCCGCTGCAAGCGCAAGTCCAAGAGCCCGCTGCATGCGCGACAGCGATTCGGCAAGGTCGCCGTCCACGAGATTGGGCATACCTTCGGTCTGCCCCACTGCCCGAACCGGGGCTGCTTGATGGAAGACGCCAAGGGCAGCGTGCTGACTTCGGACCGCGAGTACGACCTGTGCACGGATTGTCGCGACAAGCTGAGCCGACGCGGCTACGGCTTCGGGAGCGGCGACCCGCCCTGGCCGAAGCCGGCGTGA
- the nrfD gene encoding NrfD/PsrC family molybdoenzyme membrane anchor subunit, whose protein sequence is MKSYVVYWLKMIRCAAVGSRAYYVWMASLLVLVVIGGLEWAHDITHGLIVTNMSDHVSWGLGIANFVYFVGVAAGAAVLVVPAYVFHREDIKELVLLGELLAVVAVSMCLLFIMTDLGHPERLWHLTPGVGFLNLPSSLLSWDVVVFTGYLMMNLHIPGYLLYSRYSGKKPTPLAYLPFVFLSMIWAVSIHTVTAFLLSGLGSRPFWNTPILAPRFLISAGASAPALLILLFTAIDRFTDLKVKKSVFDYFAYVLRITMPINLFLVGCEVFQEFYTGSLHAASAYYLYFGLHGHATLTAFIWTALAFNVTATTIFLVPKLRARLLYLGCGLTIVGIWIEKGMGLIFPGFVPNPLGEVVEYAPNAGEIILVVGIVALGAFLYTAMAKITIAIQTGKMRRDEAGPKMTNAEPEAAQEAGALATGES, encoded by the coding sequence ATGAAGAGCTACGTCGTCTATTGGCTCAAGATGATTCGCTGCGCTGCCGTTGGCAGCCGCGCCTACTACGTTTGGATGGCGAGTCTGCTGGTGCTGGTCGTGATTGGGGGACTCGAGTGGGCGCACGACATCACCCACGGCCTGATCGTCACGAACATGTCGGACCACGTGTCCTGGGGTCTTGGCATCGCGAACTTCGTCTACTTCGTCGGCGTAGCGGCCGGCGCCGCCGTACTCGTCGTGCCCGCGTATGTGTTTCACCGCGAAGACATCAAGGAACTGGTGCTCCTCGGCGAACTTCTTGCGGTGGTTGCTGTTTCGATGTGCCTGCTCTTCATCATGACCGACCTCGGTCATCCAGAGCGCCTATGGCACCTCACGCCGGGAGTGGGCTTCCTCAACTTGCCCAGCTCCTTGCTGTCTTGGGACGTGGTGGTGTTCACCGGCTATTTGATGATGAACCTGCACATTCCTGGGTATTTGCTGTACAGCCGCTACTCAGGCAAGAAGCCGACACCCCTGGCCTACTTGCCTTTCGTCTTCCTGTCGATGATCTGGGCGGTGAGCATTCACACGGTCACCGCCTTTCTGCTCTCTGGTCTTGGAAGTCGGCCCTTCTGGAACACCCCGATTCTGGCGCCTCGCTTCTTGATCAGCGCCGGTGCATCGGCGCCTGCGTTGCTGATCCTGCTCTTCACGGCAATCGACCGCTTCACCGACTTGAAGGTGAAGAAGAGCGTGTTCGACTACTTCGCCTATGTCCTGCGCATCACCATGCCGATCAATCTGTTCTTGGTCGGTTGCGAGGTGTTCCAGGAGTTCTACACGGGCTCGCTTCACGCGGCGTCGGCCTACTACCTCTATTTCGGGCTGCACGGCCACGCAACCCTGACGGCCTTCATTTGGACGGCCTTGGCCTTCAACGTGACGGCGACGACCATCTTCTTGGTGCCGAAACTGCGCGCGCGGCTGCTCTACCTGGGATGTGGCCTGACCATCGTCGGCATTTGGATCGAGAAGGGAATGGGCCTGATTTTCCCGGGCTTCGTACCCAATCCCCTCGGTGAGGTAGTCGAGTACGCGCCCAATGCCGGGGAGATCATTCTGGTGGTGGGTATCGTCGCACTCGGCGCCTTCCTCTACACGGCGATGGCCAAGATTACGATCGCGATTCAGACTGGAAAGATGCGTCGCGACGAAGCGGGACCCAAGATGACCAACGCCGAACCCGAGGCGGCGCAGGAGGCCGGCGCGCTCGCCACGGGCGAGTCATGA
- a CDS encoding 4Fe-4S dicluster domain-containing protein, whose amino-acid sequence MKKRLPLVQTRVDDGPCSVEDRVEQLVTVGLERSTSRRGFLRKAAGAAALAAVAPACNDPAFEQYLQQHYTRLTPEDKQKIFKRIEEKTRAATGVTVKVGDPPPLEGVHWAYALNLSHCNGNRRCVEACARENNLPNDPEIRYIRVVEVDNGTHHLEGDVHYNPERVPKEGKFYLPVQCHQCKNAPCVKACPTGATWKEPDGIVVVDYDWCIGCRYCQAACPYHARRFNWAEPSIEPDRVNPDQAYLSNRIRPVGVVEKCTFCLQRTRKGRYPACYEACPTGARKFGNMADPESEVRQIFENKRVWVLKEELGTEPRFFYFYG is encoded by the coding sequence ATGAAGAAGCGACTGCCTCTAGTGCAAACCCGCGTCGACGACGGCCCTTGTTCCGTGGAGGATCGCGTCGAGCAACTCGTCACGGTGGGATTGGAGCGCAGCACGTCCCGGCGCGGCTTCCTGCGGAAGGCGGCGGGCGCAGCGGCACTGGCCGCGGTCGCGCCCGCCTGCAACGACCCTGCCTTCGAGCAGTACTTGCAGCAGCACTACACGCGGCTGACACCCGAAGACAAGCAGAAGATCTTCAAGCGCATCGAAGAGAAGACTCGCGCCGCTACCGGCGTCACGGTCAAGGTGGGCGACCCGCCTCCGTTGGAAGGTGTCCACTGGGCCTACGCCCTCAACTTGTCCCACTGCAACGGCAACCGACGCTGCGTCGAGGCCTGCGCTCGTGAGAACAATCTGCCGAACGACCCAGAAATCCGTTACATCCGCGTGGTCGAGGTCGACAATGGGACGCACCATCTAGAAGGCGACGTGCACTACAACCCGGAGCGCGTGCCAAAGGAGGGAAAGTTCTACCTCCCGGTCCAATGCCATCAGTGCAAGAACGCACCCTGCGTCAAGGCCTGTCCAACGGGAGCCACGTGGAAGGAACCCGATGGCATCGTCGTCGTCGACTATGACTGGTGCATCGGTTGCCGCTACTGCCAAGCGGCGTGCCCCTATCACGCGCGAAGATTCAACTGGGCGGAGCCATCGATCGAACCCGATCGCGTCAATCCCGACCAGGCATACCTTTCAAATCGAATCCGGCCGGTTGGGGTAGTCGAGAAATGCACGTTCTGCCTCCAGCGCACGCGCAAAGGGCGCTACCCGGCGTGCTACGAGGCATGCCCCACGGGCGCGCGCAAGTTCGGCAACATGGCCGACCCCGAAAGCGAGGTTCGCCAGATCTTCGAGAACAAGCGGGTATGGGTGTTGAAGGAAGAACTAGGGACCGAACCGAGGTTTTTCTACTTCTATGGCTGA
- a CDS encoding Rieske 2Fe-2S domain-containing protein, translating to MADGDGDSSDRRDFLNMSIAGTAAALGVLSVYPVVRFLQPRAGGSAQSVEVGEAEKFPRGSAQKVMLGERPVLVLRMDDGSFRAFVALCTHLQCTVDYSVKTKQIECPCHRGTYSVEGENISGPPPRPLTALEVAVIDGVVTVREPAA from the coding sequence ATGGCAGACGGGGACGGCGATAGCTCGGACCGACGGGATTTTCTGAACATGTCCATCGCAGGGACGGCGGCGGCGCTCGGTGTCTTGAGCGTTTACCCCGTCGTCAGGTTCCTGCAGCCCCGCGCGGGAGGCTCGGCGCAGAGCGTGGAGGTGGGCGAGGCGGAGAAGTTCCCACGTGGCTCGGCGCAGAAGGTGATGTTGGGTGAGCGTCCGGTTTTGGTGCTCCGCATGGACGACGGCAGCTTTCGTGCGTTCGTCGCGCTGTGCACCCACCTGCAATGCACCGTCGACTACTCTGTCAAGACCAAGCAGATTGAGTGTCCGTGCCACCGCGGCACGTACTCGGTGGAAGGCGAAAATATTTCGGGGCCGCCGCCGCGCCCGCTAACCGCCCTTGAAGTGGCCGTCATCGATGGCGTCGTCACGGTTCGCGAGCCCGCCGCATGA
- a CDS encoding cytochrome b N-terminal domain-containing protein — translation MSTSARGWLEQRLGRASTTPSPREVLIPNRSVMHYLGGIALFLFLLEVASGILLLLPYRPDPDHAHESIIAIIGRIPYGGLVRGVHYWASQLFIGVLLGLVVGMLVLRRFRAPRELVWLAGLALLLLGIGMAFTGTILPWSQSAYLQALVSSELLGKTPLIGGWLERILRGGSQVSSWTLHHAYGFHTGVLPAVCTLIIAIHVWLIRGAARSAAETEPEDGVPIYPDFVVRLAAVCTGVLVVVISLATFAAPELGTAADLRVAAPEHVRPPWYFLFLHQLVRSAPAKLLGVESASFIMGALGLVGLGAVILPFVDRRGSRITLALSLILIALCLILSAYALV, via the coding sequence ATGAGCACGTCAGCCCGAGGATGGCTCGAGCAGCGCTTGGGTCGCGCAAGCACGACGCCCAGCCCCCGTGAAGTGCTGATCCCGAATCGCAGCGTGATGCACTATCTGGGCGGGATTGCCCTGTTCCTCTTCTTGCTGGAAGTAGCAAGCGGGATTTTGCTGCTGCTGCCGTATCGCCCAGATCCCGACCACGCGCACGAGTCCATCATCGCCATCATCGGGCGAATTCCCTACGGCGGGCTCGTCCGAGGTGTCCACTACTGGGCGAGCCAGCTCTTCATCGGCGTGCTGCTCGGCTTGGTCGTGGGCATGCTCGTGCTGCGCCGATTCAGGGCACCGCGCGAGCTGGTATGGCTGGCGGGGTTGGCGCTGCTGCTGCTGGGCATTGGCATGGCATTCACCGGAACCATCCTGCCTTGGAGCCAAAGCGCCTATCTGCAAGCGCTGGTGAGCAGCGAGTTGCTCGGCAAGACGCCCCTCATCGGCGGTTGGTTGGAGCGCATCTTGCGCGGCGGTAGCCAGGTCAGTTCTTGGACGCTGCACCATGCTTACGGGTTCCACACGGGCGTCTTGCCCGCTGTCTGCACGCTGATCATCGCGATTCATGTCTGGCTGATACGGGGTGCGGCGCGCAGCGCCGCGGAAACCGAGCCCGAAGACGGCGTGCCGATCTACCCGGACTTCGTCGTTCGGCTCGCAGCGGTGTGTACGGGCGTGTTGGTTGTCGTCATTTCTCTGGCAACCTTCGCGGCTCCGGAACTGGGGACCGCCGCCGATCTCCGGGTGGCAGCGCCCGAGCACGTGCGCCCACCGTGGTACTTCCTATTTCTTCATCAGCTGGTGCGCTCGGCACCGGCCAAGTTGCTCGGCGTCGAGAGTGCCAGCTTCATCATGGGGGCACTTGGTTTGGTCGGGCTCGGCGCCGTGATCCTGCCGTTCGTCGACCGACGCGGATCGCGGATCACCCTAGCGCTCAGTCTGATCTTGATTGCCCTCTGCCTCATCCTCTCTGCCTATGCCCTGGTATAG
- a CDS encoding cytochrome c3 family protein, which produces MPWYRSSLAPAVLVAALAAGSASAQPQPAAGAPSKVAPATPSTPKAGTAKAGAAAKGVGTGDGKAGGGQAAADDAEVAKRRHDLDANTCLTCHMTLPDKKLRVVAEQYARSVHRDDRIGCVACHKGNPTDPTVQAHDRENGFVVRPGHTEIAQICGSCHEDPIFVRRFNARLAIDQRKLYELSRHGKLAAAGDANAPTCSDCHGVHEILPVVAPDSTVNRSRVVDLCGKCHSDKKFMAPYELPTTQVEKWRKSSHGKAFMEGNPKAPTCTGCHSPHAGKLPGSVAVSALCDRCHQDQRELFLKSPHAKAFRRLGLPECVPCHGDHGVKHESWLVGMAPDSACQRCHSKDEDPKRVATEVARLLRSVDDTLRESELALKDARARGLYVPDAALTVERLRTSRIRLISNVHTLNLEALTDEVAAIAPLSDEAHRLVAAANKERETERRGYYVALVLAGVLFALLSAKAFQLSRRRSRSAT; this is translated from the coding sequence ATGCCCTGGTATAGAAGCTCCCTGGCCCCTGCCGTTCTGGTCGCCGCGCTAGCGGCGGGCAGCGCGTCGGCTCAACCCCAACCAGCAGCGGGCGCGCCGTCGAAGGTGGCGCCCGCGACGCCTTCGACGCCCAAGGCAGGCACGGCGAAGGCGGGCGCGGCCGCCAAGGGAGTCGGGACCGGCGATGGCAAGGCGGGCGGCGGCCAAGCGGCAGCGGACGACGCCGAGGTAGCGAAACGGCGGCATGACCTAGACGCCAACACGTGTCTGACCTGCCACATGACCCTGCCCGACAAGAAGCTGCGCGTCGTCGCGGAGCAGTATGCGCGCAGTGTCCATCGTGATGACCGTATTGGCTGCGTCGCGTGCCACAAGGGCAACCCCACAGACCCAACGGTCCAAGCGCACGATCGTGAGAACGGTTTTGTCGTGCGGCCCGGGCACACCGAGATCGCCCAGATCTGTGGGTCCTGTCACGAGGACCCCATCTTCGTGCGTCGCTTCAACGCGCGCCTGGCCATCGATCAGCGCAAGCTCTATGAGTTGAGTCGGCACGGCAAGCTCGCGGCCGCAGGAGATGCCAACGCGCCAACCTGCAGTGACTGTCACGGCGTTCACGAGATTCTCCCCGTGGTGGCGCCAGACTCCACGGTCAATCGCAGCCGCGTCGTCGACCTGTGCGGCAAGTGCCACTCTGACAAGAAGTTCATGGCGCCCTACGAGTTGCCCACTACCCAGGTGGAGAAGTGGCGCAAGAGCAGTCATGGCAAGGCCTTCATGGAGGGCAACCCAAAGGCCCCGACCTGCACCGGTTGCCACAGTCCCCACGCAGGCAAGCTACCTGGCTCCGTGGCGGTCTCCGCGCTCTGCGACCGCTGTCATCAGGACCAGCGAGAGCTATTTCTCAAGAGCCCGCACGCCAAGGCCTTCCGCCGGCTGGGGCTCCCCGAATGCGTGCCCTGCCACGGCGATCACGGCGTGAAGCATGAGAGTTGGCTCGTCGGCATGGCGCCGGATTCTGCGTGTCAACGCTGTCACAGCAAGGACGAGGATCCCAAGCGCGTGGCGACGGAGGTCGCGCGTCTGCTTCGTAGCGTCGACGACACCCTCCGGGAATCGGAGCTGGCGCTCAAGGATGCGCGTGCACGGGGGTTGTACGTGCCCGACGCGGCGCTCACGGTCGAGCGCCTCCGAACCTCGCGCATTCGACTCATCAGCAACGTCCACACGTTGAATCTCGAAGCGCTCACCGATGAGGTCGCAGCAATCGCGCCCTTGTCGGACGAGGCCCATCGGCTTGTCGCTGCCGCCAACAAAGAACGGGAAACGGAACGACGCGGCTACTATGTCGCGCTGGTACTAGCGGGCGTGCTCTTCGCTCTGCTGAGCGCCAAGGCGTTCCAACTGTCACGCCGGAGATCGCGGAGCGCGACATGA